Proteins encoded together in one Aeromonas encheleia window:
- a CDS encoding AhpA/YtjB family protein — MRHLPIKRVISLAAGSLLGLWVLGLLIHMQGESQAALHSEARDRAQALVAYAARDMKRWIKEDKESELERLAQDLAAEPEILDVTLYDARGIPLAQSDQAVPLESLLPIGADNKSLPEQGKGRIQFVQEIQDDNLTLGYLRITLEEQKLLAQQDIRLKVSQEKQRLMLLVMLLAGLLISYGVRRNYMRVRKHKKKSAQTAAPNEHAPPPGIE; from the coding sequence TTGCGTCATCTCCCCATCAAACGTGTTATCAGCCTGGCGGCCGGGAGCCTGCTCGGCCTCTGGGTGCTGGGCCTGCTTATTCACATGCAGGGGGAGAGCCAGGCTGCGCTGCACAGCGAGGCCCGCGATCGGGCCCAGGCCCTGGTGGCCTACGCCGCCCGCGACATGAAACGCTGGATCAAGGAGGACAAGGAGAGCGAGCTGGAACGACTGGCTCAGGATCTGGCCGCCGAGCCCGAGATCCTCGATGTCACCCTCTATGATGCGCGCGGCATTCCCCTCGCCCAGTCGGATCAGGCCGTACCGCTGGAGAGCCTGTTGCCCATCGGGGCCGACAACAAGTCACTGCCGGAGCAGGGCAAGGGCCGCATCCAGTTCGTGCAGGAGATCCAGGATGACAACCTGACCCTCGGCTACCTGCGCATCACGCTGGAGGAGCAGAAACTCCTGGCCCAGCAGGATATCCGCCTCAAGGTGAGCCAGGAGAAACAGCGCCTGATGCTGCTGGTGATGCTGCTGGCGGGTCTGCTCATCTCTTATGGGGTGCGCCGCAACTACATGCGGGTCCGCAAGCACAAGAAAAAGAGCGCCCAGACGGCGGCGCCCAACGAGCACGCCCCGCCGCCCGGGATCGAATAG
- the serB gene encoding phosphoserine phosphatase SerB — protein MLLSQLPPALSDWSAALCGAPCWQLTAEALLPATRSHDGAWIVLFGQDLGPRHLSRLATLLANKGIETSLYPAGEQAGIPLLLLGTDRFSPELVQALKGQEWDIDLCHLPALPTLSEPGLLVMDMDSTAIRIECIDEIARLAGVGEQVSAVTAAAMQGKLEFADSLRSRVALLEGAPVAILDEVAAAMPWMPGLQLMVDTLKQAGWKVAIASGGFTRFAGELQQALGLDAIFANELATEDDRLTGRVSGRIVDAAVKAEVLQRLATDHGIRPAQTVAVGDGANDLKMMAVAGLGIAIHAKPLVRAQAAATLNHHDLEGVLCLLGAIACRERRWN, from the coding sequence ATGTTGTTGTCCCAGCTTCCCCCCGCCCTGTCCGATTGGTCCGCCGCCCTGTGTGGCGCCCCATGCTGGCAGCTGACCGCCGAAGCCCTGCTGCCCGCGACCCGGTCCCATGATGGCGCCTGGATAGTCCTGTTTGGCCAGGATCTCGGGCCCCGCCATCTGAGTCGCCTGGCGACCTTGCTGGCGAACAAGGGGATCGAGACTAGCCTCTACCCCGCTGGGGAACAGGCCGGCATTCCCTTGCTGCTGCTCGGTACGGATCGTTTCTCCCCCGAGCTGGTACAGGCCCTCAAGGGGCAGGAGTGGGACATCGATCTCTGTCATCTGCCCGCGCTGCCCACCCTGAGCGAGCCGGGTCTGCTGGTGATGGACATGGACTCCACCGCCATCCGGATCGAATGCATCGACGAGATCGCCCGCCTGGCCGGGGTGGGAGAACAGGTCTCCGCCGTGACCGCTGCAGCCATGCAGGGCAAGCTGGAGTTTGCCGACAGCCTGCGCAGCCGGGTCGCCCTGCTCGAGGGTGCCCCGGTCGCCATTCTCGATGAGGTGGCCGCGGCTATGCCCTGGATGCCGGGCCTGCAGCTGATGGTCGACACCCTCAAGCAGGCGGGCTGGAAGGTGGCGATCGCCTCCGGCGGTTTCACCCGCTTCGCCGGCGAATTGCAGCAGGCACTGGGACTGGATGCCATCTTCGCCAACGAGCTGGCCACCGAGGACGATCGTCTGACCGGGCGAGTGAGTGGTCGCATAGTGGACGCCGCCGTCAAGGCCGAGGTGTTGCAACGGCTGGCGACAGATCATGGCATCCGGCCGGCCCAGACGGTGGCCGTCGGCGACGGGGCCAACGATCTCAAGATGATGGCCGTCGCCGGACTCGGCATCGCCATCCACGCCAAGCCGCTGGTGCGGGCCCAGGCGGCCGCCACCCTCAATCATCATGATCTGGAAGGGGTGCTCTGCCTGCTCGGGGCCATTGCCTGTCGCGAGCGCCGCTGGAATTGA
- a CDS encoding alpha/beta fold hydrolase, with the protein MELLQQSLFIPCGEHRLHVRHIQPGVAVHAEPILMVHGAIENGRIFYTESGKGLACFLARHGYQVYVADLRGRGLSTPAIAEQAGHGQHELITEDLPALQHWVAARHAGARVHWMAHSWGGVLMASTLARFPALADQIASLVFFGTKRGVSVQNPERWLKVDLIWNRLAPWLARNTGFLAARKLKMGADDEPLRYLQETIPWVKCGPWQDPHDGFAYDEAASRVQWPPLWMISARADKVLGHPIDVRRFSTEMGSATRHTRLGLDNGNRLDYDHINMLTAPQAQEDHFLQILAWLSNPQAA; encoded by the coding sequence ATGGAACTGTTACAACAATCCCTGTTCATCCCCTGCGGCGAGCATCGGCTGCATGTGCGCCACATCCAACCGGGCGTGGCGGTGCATGCCGAGCCCATCCTGATGGTGCACGGCGCCATCGAGAACGGCCGCATCTTCTATACCGAATCGGGCAAGGGGCTGGCCTGTTTCCTGGCCAGGCACGGTTATCAGGTCTATGTGGCCGATCTGCGCGGCCGGGGTCTGAGTACCCCGGCCATCGCCGAGCAGGCAGGGCACGGCCAGCATGAATTGATCACCGAGGATCTGCCCGCGCTGCAGCACTGGGTGGCGGCCCGTCATGCCGGTGCCAGGGTGCACTGGATGGCGCACTCCTGGGGCGGGGTCCTCATGGCCTCGACTCTGGCGCGTTTCCCGGCGCTGGCCGATCAGATCGCCAGCCTGGTGTTCTTTGGCACCAAGCGGGGCGTGTCGGTGCAAAATCCGGAGCGCTGGCTGAAGGTGGATCTGATCTGGAACAGGCTGGCACCCTGGCTGGCGCGTAACACCGGCTTCCTGGCGGCGCGCAAGCTGAAGATGGGGGCGGATGACGAGCCCCTGCGCTACCTGCAGGAGACTATCCCCTGGGTGAAGTGCGGGCCCTGGCAGGATCCCCACGATGGCTTCGCCTATGACGAGGCGGCGAGCCGGGTGCAGTGGCCACCGCTCTGGATGATCTCGGCCCGGGCCGACAAGGTGTTGGGTCACCCGATCGATGTGCGCCGTTTCAGCACCGAGATGGGCTCGGCTACCCGTCACACCCGGCTTGGCCTGGACAATGGCAACCGGCTCGATTATGACCACATCAACATGCTGACGGCCCCCCAGGCACAGGAGGATCACTTCCTGCAGATCCTCGCCTGGCTGAGCAACCCGCAGGCGGCCTGA
- a CDS encoding PilZ domain-containing protein produces the protein MDSEQPLHLIEQLVPLLREKDFDELFTRLTQNENTNSRFLLKMEIKRKCTPCRRVIDMRNELSELCVVYEFEGVTHFMPAEAIELFQSQCYLYRDSYTLGVYETLHDWYKHHQGKGESLALPASPFSPFDVSAIPFASHYGRQEERMHFSSPMQLRLADGETLLAKSSDISLGGIRVSVPYLPSYQTGEQIEVLFTGLEREHANPMLRQPISYQILGEERKEGKFWLRLVKSGEHPAFDRFLGEFIEHNRSRYRVSVDYLLSAAVIKGYEQFYLPRMTGMPLFFGTGQSPALEIALRTENNQHVLEYWRDAKNRDMLASLFGATRMQALLPAKGGLRETLIYSFTHSVRSHLYFFSATREELLQSGLTTLFFQVGARRPSWRVYKFSLEACALHEADLDNQQAGEPHQLQDLLLRERLQQIGHVGLLQEIGLDQQREEFRYDASQSHNANDLQRFGHDVSAAPFEIETLHYVQLRKEARYVHKTAIVIRHQERGWIGWTRDISAHGMQVELEAPFVGEKGDIIQVALPRLQDLAKSMDLQRLPYRLVSLNLSRTVLHLCIEGEPARHIGHHFFSLLIESNQNKLKATREHRRYRGMARALRNIFTHHIFDTPVYINKLKGAPRPAAVGLAPRPRSLSRLLHACAEQDEQANLYPLFQGGLLKTLLLEPLRTIEREDKPKEAEVYIACLRSQGGAPLFRSRLASSFPSAEEKHRFVELALQQGEFYSVLVGISRTGRPDTSFIANELDYIAKFAIHKAKKLEEELWSVMGVGELTDTSQATLFRLGITPPAG, from the coding sequence ATGGATTCAGAACAACCACTACACCTGATAGAACAACTCGTCCCCCTGCTCAGAGAAAAGGACTTCGATGAGCTCTTCACCCGCCTGACCCAGAACGAAAACACCAACAGCCGTTTCCTGCTCAAGATGGAGATCAAGCGCAAGTGCACCCCCTGCCGGCGGGTGATCGACATGCGCAATGAGCTGAGCGAACTCTGTGTGGTGTACGAGTTCGAGGGGGTCACCCACTTCATGCCTGCCGAGGCCATCGAGCTGTTTCAGTCCCAGTGCTACCTCTACCGCGACAGCTATACCCTGGGGGTCTACGAGACACTGCACGACTGGTACAAGCATCATCAGGGCAAGGGCGAGAGCCTCGCCCTGCCCGCCAGCCCGTTCAGTCCCTTCGATGTCAGCGCCATCCCCTTTGCCAGCCACTACGGCCGGCAGGAGGAGCGGATGCATTTCAGCTCCCCCATGCAGCTCAGGCTGGCCGACGGAGAGACGCTGCTCGCCAAGAGCTCGGATATCTCGCTCGGCGGGATCCGGGTCTCGGTGCCCTATCTACCCAGCTACCAGACCGGCGAGCAGATCGAGGTCCTCTTCACCGGCCTGGAGCGCGAGCATGCCAACCCCATGCTGCGCCAGCCCATCAGCTACCAGATCCTGGGGGAGGAGCGAAAGGAGGGCAAGTTCTGGCTGCGACTGGTGAAGAGCGGCGAGCACCCCGCCTTTGACCGCTTCCTCGGCGAGTTCATCGAGCATAACCGCAGCCGTTACCGGGTCAGCGTCGACTACCTGCTGTCGGCTGCCGTCATCAAGGGGTATGAGCAGTTCTACCTGCCACGTATGACCGGCATGCCGCTCTTCTTTGGCACGGGACAGAGCCCCGCCCTGGAGATAGCCCTGCGCACCGAGAACAACCAGCACGTGCTCGAGTACTGGCGGGATGCCAAGAACCGCGACATGCTCGCCAGCCTGTTCGGCGCGACCCGCATGCAGGCGCTGTTGCCGGCCAAAGGGGGACTGCGCGAGACCCTGATCTACAGCTTCACCCATTCGGTCCGCAGCCACCTCTACTTCTTCTCGGCCACCCGGGAGGAGCTGCTGCAAAGCGGCCTGACCACCCTGTTCTTCCAGGTCGGGGCACGTCGCCCGAGCTGGCGCGTCTACAAGTTCAGCCTGGAGGCGTGCGCCCTGCATGAGGCCGATCTCGACAACCAGCAGGCCGGGGAGCCGCATCAGTTGCAAGATCTGCTGCTGCGCGAGCGGCTCCAGCAGATCGGCCATGTTGGCCTGCTGCAGGAGATCGGCCTCGACCAGCAGCGCGAAGAGTTTCGCTACGACGCCAGCCAATCCCACAACGCCAACGATCTGCAGCGCTTCGGTCACGACGTCAGCGCCGCGCCCTTCGAGATAGAGACGCTGCACTACGTACAGCTGCGCAAGGAGGCACGCTACGTCCACAAGACGGCGATCGTGATCCGCCACCAGGAGCGGGGCTGGATTGGCTGGACCCGCGACATCTCGGCCCATGGCATGCAAGTCGAGCTGGAGGCGCCCTTCGTCGGGGAGAAGGGGGATATCATCCAGGTCGCCCTGCCGCGGCTGCAGGATCTGGCCAAGAGCATGGATCTGCAGCGCCTCCCCTACCGGCTGGTCAGCCTCAATTTGAGCCGCACCGTGCTGCACCTGTGCATCGAAGGGGAGCCGGCGCGCCACATTGGCCATCACTTCTTCAGCCTGCTTATCGAGAGCAACCAGAACAAACTCAAGGCCACCAGGGAGCACAGGCGCTACCGCGGCATGGCGCGGGCGCTGCGCAATATCTTCACCCACCACATCTTCGACACGCCGGTCTATATCAATAAGCTCAAGGGAGCGCCCAGGCCGGCGGCGGTGGGCCTGGCACCCCGGCCACGCAGCCTGTCCAGGCTGTTGCACGCCTGCGCCGAGCAAGACGAGCAGGCCAACCTCTATCCCCTGTTCCAGGGGGGGCTGCTCAAGACCCTGCTGCTCGAGCCGTTGCGCACCATCGAGCGGGAAGACAAGCCAAAGGAGGCGGAAGTCTACATCGCCTGCCTGCGCTCGCAGGGGGGCGCCCCCCTGTTTCGTAGCCGGCTGGCCAGCAGCTTCCCGTCGGCGGAGGAGAAGCACCGCTTCGTCGAGCTGGCGCTGCAGCAGGGGGAGTTCTATTCGGTGCTGGTCGGCATCTCCCGCACCGGCCGCCCGGACACCAGCTTCATCGCCAACGAACTGGACTACATCGCCAAGTTCGCCATTCACAAGGCCAAGAAGCTGGAAGAGGAGCTGTGGAGCGTGATGGGGGTGGGCGAGCTGACCGATACCAGTCAGGCCACCCTGTTCCGGCTTGGCATCACGCCGCCGGCGGGATGA
- the radA gene encoding DNA repair protein RadA: MAKNKTAYVCTECGADFSRWQGQCGECKEWNTITEVRLGVTTPGKSARYTGYAGAIGSQVQTLAEVATTEIPRFGSGFKELDRVLGGGVVPGSAILIGGNPGAGKSTLLLQTMCGLAERMKTLYVTGEESLQQVAMRASRLGLPTDKLRMLSETSVEQICIIAQQEQPQIMVIDSIQVMHVADVQSSPGSVSQVRESAALLTRYAKQNHVAIFMVGHVTKDGTLAGPKVLEHCVDCSVLLDGAHDSRFRTLRSHKNRFGAVNELGVFAMTGQGMKEVSNPSAIFLSRGDEQAPGSIVMVIWEGTRPLLVELQALVDYSQVSNPRRVAVGMDHNRLAMLLAVLHRHGGLQMADQDVFINVVGGVKVEETSADLALLLAMVSSFRDQALPKDLVVFGEVGLSGEIRPVPSGQERLQEAAKHGFRRAIVPYANAPKHPIEGMEVVPVKKLADALEAL; encoded by the coding sequence ATGGCCAAAAACAAAACTGCCTATGTTTGTACCGAATGTGGAGCCGACTTCTCTCGCTGGCAAGGTCAGTGTGGCGAGTGCAAGGAGTGGAACACCATCACCGAGGTCCGGCTGGGCGTCACTACCCCTGGCAAGAGTGCCCGCTACACCGGCTATGCCGGCGCCATCGGCAGCCAGGTACAGACCCTGGCCGAGGTCGCGACCACCGAGATCCCCCGCTTCGGCTCGGGCTTCAAGGAGCTGGATCGGGTGCTGGGCGGCGGTGTGGTGCCCGGTTCGGCGATCCTGATCGGCGGCAACCCGGGGGCAGGCAAATCGACGCTGCTGCTGCAGACCATGTGTGGCCTGGCCGAGCGGATGAAGACCCTGTATGTGACCGGGGAGGAGTCCCTGCAGCAGGTGGCGATGCGTGCCAGCCGGCTGGGGTTGCCCACCGACAAGCTGCGCATGCTGTCCGAGACCAGCGTGGAGCAGATCTGCATCATCGCCCAGCAGGAACAGCCGCAGATCATGGTCATCGACTCCATCCAGGTGATGCATGTGGCGGATGTGCAGTCATCCCCCGGCTCCGTCTCCCAGGTGCGGGAGTCGGCGGCCCTGCTCACCCGCTATGCCAAGCAGAACCACGTCGCCATCTTCATGGTGGGCCATGTCACCAAGGACGGCACCCTGGCCGGTCCCAAGGTGCTGGAACACTGCGTCGACTGCTCTGTGCTGCTGGATGGGGCCCATGACTCGCGCTTTCGGACCCTGCGTTCCCACAAGAACCGGTTCGGCGCGGTCAACGAGCTCGGCGTGTTCGCCATGACGGGGCAGGGGATGAAGGAGGTGAGCAACCCCTCCGCCATCTTCCTGAGCCGCGGTGACGAGCAGGCCCCGGGCTCCATCGTCATGGTGATCTGGGAGGGCACCCGCCCGCTGCTGGTGGAGCTGCAGGCGCTGGTGGACTACTCCCAGGTTTCCAACCCGCGGCGGGTGGCGGTGGGGATGGATCACAACCGCCTCGCCATGCTGCTGGCGGTGCTGCACCGTCACGGCGGCCTGCAGATGGCGGATCAGGACGTCTTCATCAACGTGGTCGGCGGGGTCAAGGTCGAGGAGACCAGTGCGGATCTGGCGTTGCTGCTGGCCATGGTCTCCAGCTTCCGGGATCAGGCCCTGCCCAAGGATCTGGTGGTGTTCGGCGAGGTGGGGCTGTCTGGCGAGATCCGGCCGGTACCGTCCGGTCAGGAGCGGCTGCAAGAAGCTGCCAAGCATGGCTTCCGCCGTGCCATAGTCCCCTATGCCAACGCCCCCAAGCATCCCATCGAAGGGATGGAGGTGGTGCCGGTGAAGAAGCTGGCGGATGCGCTGGAAGCCCTCTAG
- a CDS encoding PilZ domain-containing protein — MPERRHFTRIFYLTAASLVQGQRQWPTQLIDVSLQGALLLRPEAWSGSDDKEYELSFVLSGSDIVIRMQVELTHEASKKLGFYCHHIDIDSASHLKRMIELNVGEEQLLYRELEQLLEEHQEHAQP; from the coding sequence ATGCCCGAGCGCCGCCACTTTACCAGGATCTTCTATTTGACCGCGGCCAGCCTGGTGCAGGGCCAGCGCCAATGGCCGACCCAGCTGATCGACGTGTCCCTGCAAGGCGCCCTGCTGCTCAGACCCGAAGCCTGGTCTGGCAGCGACGACAAGGAGTATGAGCTCAGCTTCGTGCTGAGCGGCAGTGACATAGTGATCAGGATGCAGGTAGAGCTGACCCACGAGGCCAGCAAGAAGCTGGGATTCTACTGCCACCACATCGACATCGACAGCGCCAGCCACCTGAAGCGGATGATAGAGCTGAACGTGGGGGAGGAGCAGTTGCTGTATCGCGAGCTGGAGCAACTGCTGGAAGAGCACCAGGAGCACGCTCAGCCCTAG